A section of the Streptomyces xinghaiensis S187 genome encodes:
- the cseC gene encoding two-component system sensor histidine kinase CseC has translation MPTRDPSPPGPSATSSRPSAPPPSPTPSPSPSADGDGDGDGDGPGRDPGTGRLRALSRRLARRVPSGRFRPRTGLRWKLSAAIAAVGALVALALSLAVHNAARVSLLNGSRDIQDERVTFAQRIYESTGRLNFDAHIDDPALPPELREAVRGGQRATYLEDTGEGPPEVWAAVPLAGGRVLSIHTRFEDRYAVLSDLDRALSIGSVSVIGGGCLLGVLVGGQLSRRLRQAATAAGQVAQGDTDVRVRDAIGGRVRDETDDLARAVDAMADALQQRLEAERRVTADIAHELRTPVTGLVTAAELLPPGRPSELVRDRAQALRTLVEDVLEVARLDSATERAELQEVALGEFVARRVRVLAPEAGMEVVRDARVQTDPRRLERVLGNLLANAAKHGREPVRVTVEGRVLRVRDHGPGFPPALLVEGPSRFRTGSADRAGRGHGLGLTIAAGQARVLGAALTFRNAPDGGAVAVLWLPGTAPTDSGGIPVVTLPAPRS, from the coding sequence GTGCCGACCCGCGACCCCTCCCCGCCCGGGCCCTCCGCGACGTCCTCGCGGCCGTCCGCTCCCCCGCCGTCCCCCACCCCGTCCCCGTCCCCGTCCGCGGACGGGGACGGGGACGGGGACGGGGACGGGCCCGGCCGGGATCCGGGCACCGGCCGGCTCCGCGCCCTGTCCCGCCGTCTCGCGCGCCGCGTCCCCTCCGGCCGTTTCCGTCCGCGCACGGGGCTGCGCTGGAAGCTCAGCGCCGCCATCGCCGCGGTGGGCGCGCTGGTCGCCCTCGCGCTCAGCCTCGCCGTCCACAACGCCGCCCGCGTCTCGCTGCTCAACGGCAGCCGCGACATCCAGGACGAGCGGGTCACCTTCGCCCAGCGGATCTACGAGTCCACCGGCCGGCTCAACTTCGACGCGCACATCGACGACCCCGCCCTGCCCCCCGAGCTCCGGGAGGCGGTGCGGGGCGGGCAGCGCGCCACGTATCTGGAGGACACCGGCGAGGGCCCTCCCGAGGTGTGGGCCGCGGTACCGCTGGCCGGCGGCCGGGTCCTCTCCATCCACACCCGCTTCGAGGACCGCTACGCCGTGCTGAGCGATCTGGACCGGGCGCTGTCCATCGGCTCCGTCTCGGTGATCGGCGGCGGCTGCCTGCTGGGCGTCCTCGTCGGCGGCCAGCTCTCCCGGCGGCTGCGGCAGGCCGCGACGGCCGCGGGCCAGGTCGCCCAGGGCGATACGGACGTCCGGGTACGGGACGCGATCGGCGGCCGGGTGCGGGACGAGACCGACGATCTGGCGCGCGCCGTGGACGCCATGGCCGACGCGCTCCAGCAGCGGCTGGAGGCCGAGCGGCGGGTCACCGCCGACATCGCGCACGAACTGCGCACCCCGGTGACCGGGCTGGTCACGGCGGCCGAGCTGCTGCCGCCCGGCCGCCCCTCGGAGCTGGTGCGGGACCGTGCGCAGGCGCTGCGGACCCTGGTGGAGGATGTCCTGGAGGTGGCCCGGCTGGACAGCGCCACCGAGCGGGCCGAGCTCCAGGAGGTCGCGCTCGGCGAGTTCGTCGCCCGCCGGGTCCGCGTCCTCGCCCCGGAGGCCGGGATGGAGGTCGTACGGGACGCGCGGGTGCAGACCGATCCGCGGCGGCTGGAGCGGGTCCTGGGCAATCTGCTCGCCAACGCCGCCAAACACGGCCGGGAACCGGTCCGGGTCACCGTGGAGGGCCGGGTCCTACGGGTACGGGACCACGGGCCGGGCTTCCCGCCGGCGCTGCTGGTGGAGGGGCCGAGCCGGTTCCGCACCGGCAGCGCCGACCGGGCCGGGCGGGGCCACGGCCTGGGCCTGACCATCGCGGCCGGCCAGGCCCGGGTGCTGGGCGCGGCCCTCACCTTCCGCAACGCGCCGGACGGCGGTGCGGTCGCCGTGCTGTGGCTGCCGGGAACGGCACCCACGGACAGCGGCGGCATCCCCGTCGTGACCCTGCCCGCCCCCCGGTCCTGA
- the cseB gene encoding two-component system response regulator CseB — protein MAATHVLFVEDDDVIREATQLALERAGLVVTAAPDGLTGLELFRGDRPDIALLDVMLPGLDGVSLCRHIRDESAVPVIMLSARADSIDVVLGLEAGADDYVTKPFDSAVLVARIRAVLRRFGHAAGGPDGPAGAGPDGEAGEEPLRFGDLEIDTGGMEVRRDGEPVSLTPTEMRLLLEFSSAPGTVLSRDRLLERVWDYDWGGDTRVVDVHVQRLRTKIGQERIDTVRGFGYKLRG, from the coding sequence ATGGCCGCGACGCATGTGCTCTTCGTCGAGGACGACGACGTCATCCGGGAGGCGACCCAACTCGCCCTGGAGCGTGCCGGACTCGTGGTCACGGCGGCACCGGACGGGCTGACCGGCCTGGAGCTCTTCCGGGGCGACCGGCCGGACATCGCGCTGCTCGACGTGATGCTGCCGGGTCTGGACGGGGTGAGCCTGTGCCGCCACATCCGGGACGAGTCGGCGGTGCCGGTGATCATGCTGTCGGCGCGGGCCGACTCGATCGACGTGGTGCTGGGCCTGGAGGCGGGCGCGGACGACTACGTGACCAAGCCGTTCGACAGCGCGGTCCTGGTCGCCCGGATCCGGGCGGTGCTGCGCCGCTTCGGCCACGCGGCCGGCGGTCCGGACGGCCCCGCGGGGGCCGGGCCCGACGGGGAGGCGGGCGAGGAACCGCTGCGCTTCGGCGATCTGGAGATCGACACGGGCGGCATGGAGGTCCGCAGGGACGGCGAGCCGGTCTCGCTGACCCCGACCGAGATGCGGCTGCTGCTGGAGTTCTCCTCCGCGCCGGGCACGGTGCTCTCCCGCGACCGGCTGCTGGAGCGGGTCTGGGACTACGACTGGGGCGGCGACACCCGCGTCGTGGACGTCCATGTGCAGCGGCTCCGCACCAAGATCGGCCAGGAGCGCATCGACACGGTGCGCGGCTTCGGCTACAAACTGCGCGGCTGA
- a CDS encoding MDR family MFS transporter: MTQATPDTVHEEPPAGPPATEPPRRSVRVVLLALMIAMLLAMLDNMIIGTAMPTIVGELGGLEHLSWVVTAYTLTTAASTPVWGKLGDMYGRKGIFITSIVVFLLGSALSGMAQTMGQLIGFRGVQGLGAGGLIVGVMAIIGDLIPPRERGRYQGMMAGVMALAMIGGPLVGGTLTDTLGWRWSFYINLPLGAVALAMVTTVLHLPKKRTKARIDYAGAALLTVAITSMVLVTTWGGLEYAWDSAVITGLAGTAVVTTIALLVVESRVAEPVLPLGIFRSRNFSLMTLIGFLVGFVMFGSMTFLPLYQQTVQGASATNSGLLLLPLLLAMMVVSLIAGRVTTRSGRYKIFPVLGGGLMVAGLFLLSTMDTGTSRFVSGCYMAVLGAGLGFLMQITMLVAQNSVEMKDMGVASSTATLFRTVGGSFGVAIMGALFTHRVQDGMAGGAGPGAPAVTEGAAQLDAASLAKLPDAVREAYQSAVAGGTHIVFLVAAFAAVAGFLAAWFVQEVPLRGAGPDGPGAGPGGTDGARAGADAGGAGAHAGAGAVGGGDGGTSDGTGPGSGGGVRAGGLPAAKPV, from the coding sequence ATGACCCAGGCCACACCCGACACCGTCCACGAGGAACCACCCGCCGGCCCGCCGGCCACGGAGCCGCCCCGGCGCAGCGTCCGCGTGGTGCTGCTCGCCCTCATGATCGCGATGCTGCTCGCCATGCTCGACAACATGATCATCGGGACGGCGATGCCGACCATCGTCGGTGAGCTGGGCGGGCTCGAACACCTCTCCTGGGTGGTGACCGCCTACACCCTCACGACCGCGGCCTCCACCCCGGTCTGGGGGAAGCTCGGCGACATGTACGGCCGCAAGGGCATCTTCATCACCTCGATCGTGGTGTTCCTGCTCGGCTCCGCGCTCTCCGGCATGGCCCAGACCATGGGCCAGCTCATCGGCTTCCGCGGCGTCCAGGGCCTGGGCGCGGGCGGCCTGATCGTCGGCGTGATGGCGATCATCGGCGATCTCATCCCGCCCCGGGAACGCGGCCGGTACCAGGGCATGATGGCCGGGGTCATGGCCCTGGCCATGATCGGCGGGCCGCTCGTCGGCGGCACCCTCACCGACACGCTCGGCTGGCGCTGGAGCTTCTACATCAACCTCCCGCTCGGCGCCGTCGCCCTGGCCATGGTCACGACGGTGCTGCACCTGCCGAAGAAGCGGACGAAGGCGCGGATCGACTACGCGGGCGCCGCGCTGCTCACCGTGGCCATCACCTCGATGGTGCTCGTCACCACCTGGGGCGGCCTGGAGTACGCCTGGGACTCCGCCGTCATCACGGGCCTCGCCGGCACCGCCGTCGTCACGACGATCGCGCTGCTGGTGGTGGAGAGCAGGGTCGCGGAACCGGTGCTGCCGCTCGGCATCTTCCGCAGCCGCAACTTCTCGCTGATGACCCTCATCGGCTTCCTGGTCGGTTTCGTGATGTTCGGCTCGATGACCTTCCTGCCGCTCTACCAGCAGACCGTGCAGGGCGCCTCGGCGACCAACTCCGGGCTGCTCCTGCTGCCGCTGCTGCTGGCGATGATGGTGGTCTCGCTGATCGCCGGCCGGGTCACCACCCGGAGCGGCAGGTACAAGATCTTCCCGGTGCTCGGCGGCGGGCTGATGGTCGCCGGGCTGTTCCTGCTGTCGACGATGGACACCGGCACCTCCCGGTTCGTCTCCGGCTGCTACATGGCGGTCCTCGGCGCCGGCCTCGGTTTCCTGATGCAGATCACCATGCTCGTCGCCCAGAACAGCGTCGAGATGAAGGACATGGGCGTCGCCTCCTCGACGGCGACGCTGTTCCGCACGGTCGGCGGCTCCTTCGGCGTCGCGATCATGGGCGCGCTCTTCACCCACCGGGTCCAGGACGGCATGGCCGGCGGAGCCGGGCCCGGTGCCCCGGCCGTCACGGAGGGAGCCGCGCAGCTCGACGCGGCGAGCCTGGCGAAGCTGCCGGACGCGGTGCGGGAGGCGTACCAGTCCGCGGTGGCCGGCGGTACGCACATCGTCTTCCTGGTGGCCGCGTTCGCCGCTGTGGCCGGCTTCCTGGCGGCCTGGTTCGTCCAGGAGGTGCCCCTGCGGGGAGCCGGCCCGGACGGGCCGGGAGCGGGCCCCGGGGGGACGGACGGCGCGCGGGCCGGGGCGGACGCCGGGGGCGCGGGTGCGCACGCGGGCGCCGGAGCCGTCGGCGGCGGCGACGGCGGCACCAGCGACGGCACCGGACCGGGTTCCGGCGGCGGTGTCCGGGCGGGCGGGCTCCCGGCGGCGAAACCGGTCTGA